One Ricinus communis isolate WT05 ecotype wild-type chromosome 1, ASM1957865v1, whole genome shotgun sequence DNA window includes the following coding sequences:
- the LOC8261536 gene encoding LOW QUALITY PROTEIN: probable aldo-keto reductase 2 (The sequence of the model RefSeq protein was modified relative to this genomic sequence to represent the inferred CDS: inserted 1 base in 1 codon), translated as MAEMKRIKLGSQGLEVSAQGLGCMGMSAFYGPPKPEPDMIALIHHAINSGVTFLDTSDVYGPHTNEILLGKALKGGMREKVELATKFGIIFQDGKRGIKGDPAYVRAACEASLKRLQVDCIDLYYQHRIDTSVPIEITMGELKKLVEEGKIKYIGLSEASASTIRRAHAVHPVTAIQLEWSLWSRDIEEEIVPTCRELGIGIVXYSPLGRGFFSLGTKLVESFSEVDFRKHLPRFQPENLEHNKHLFERVNEIAARKQCTPSQLALAWVHHQGDDVCPIPGTTKIENFNQNIGALSVKLTPVEMAELESIASADAVKGDRYDGNMATYKFADTPPLSSWKAA; from the exons ATGGCGGAAATGAAGAGAATAAAGCTGGGATCACAGGGCCTAGAGGTGTCAGCACAAGGACTTGGATGCATGGGCATGTCCGCCTTTTACGGGCCTCCAAAGCCTGAACCCGATATGATCGCTCTCATCCACCACGCAATCAACTCCGGTGTTACTTTTCTCGACACCTCCGATGTCTATGGACCCCACACTAATGAAATTCTTCTGGGCAAA GCTCTTAAAGGAGGGATGAGAGAGAAAGTGGAATTGGCCACTAAATTCGGCATAATTTTTCAAGATGGGAAGAGAGGGATTAAGGGTGATCCAGCTTATGTAAGAGCTGCTTGTGAGGCTAGCTTAAAGCGTCTTCAAGTTGATTGTATTGATCTTTATTACCAACATCGCATTGATACTTCTGTTCCCATTGAAATCACG ATGGGGGAATTGAAGAAACTAGTTGAAGAGGGTAAGATAAAGTATATAGGTCTATCCGAGGCCTCTGCTTCAACAATCAGAAGAGCTCATGCTGTTCACCCGGTAACGGCTATCCAGTTAGAGTGGTCCTTATGGTCGAGAGATATCGAGGAAGAGATTGTTCCTACTTGCAG AGAACTTGGAATTGGAATTG GATACAGTCCTTTGGGCCGAGGATTCTTTTCACTAGGGACTAAGTTGGTTGAAAGCTTTTCTGAGGTTGACTTTCGAAAG CATCTTCCTAGATTCCAACCTGAAAATCTGGAGCATAACAAACACCTTTTTGAGCGTGTTAACGAAATTGCAGCGAGGAAACAATGCACTCCATCACAACTAGCACTTGCCTGGGTCCATCACCAAGGAGATGATGTCTGCCCCATTCCAGGAACCACCAAGATAGAAAACTTCAACCAGAACATCGGAGCTTTGTCTGTGAAACTCACACCAGTAGAAATGGCTGAGCTTGAATCCATTGCCTCTGCAGATGCTGTAAAAGGCGATAGATATGATGGAAATATGGCTACATACAAGTTTGCCGATACTCCACCACTATCTTCATGGAAAGCTGCATAG